DNA from Archaeoglobus veneficus SNP6:
TTCCCTTGAGCTGGTTCAGGAAGAACGCGGCTCTTTTCTTCTGACTGAAGTTTATCCGCTCTTTTGGGTGCTTTATCAGCAGCTTTTTCCCTCTGAAAATCTCCACTTCGTTGGGATTGTGGTGGTCGTAGTGGTAGTGAGTTATTACCGAAACATCGGCCTTTGCTACGTACTTTTTTATCTTATCCCAAAGCTCCGATTCGCGCTGGTATTCGAGGGGATGTGGTGGCAGTCCGTAGCGGCTTGGGCCGAGTGCAACGCCGGGATCGATAACAACGGATGTTTCTGCCTCGATAAAGGTTGCCATGCTTCTTGCCCCAAAAGAGTCGAAGGCGAGAGGAATAATCTTCATGAGTGAAATTTTGTTGCCAAGTATTTCAACACATCGATGAACCGAAAACTGTTTATTTGTTTTTTGACAAAATTAAAATTATGAGGATAGGGGATGTGATGGTGAGAGATGTAGTTTCTGTGGATTACAAAACGCCTGTGAAAGATGTCTGCAAGATAATGGGTGAAAAGAAAATAGGCAGCGTTATTGTCACGAGAGATGGTAAGGCTTTTGGAATCTTTACCGAGAGGGATTTGCTTTCCAAGGTTTTGCTTGAAGGGAGTCTCGACGAGGAGGTTGGAAAATACGCCTCAACACCTCTCATTGTCATCACTCCTGACTACGATGTTAGAGAAGCGGCGAGAATAATGGCGGACATGAAGATAAAGAGACTCGTTGTCATGGAAGACGAGGAGGTCAAGGGAATCTTCACATCCGCTGACCTTGCGAGGGTGATTGCAGAATCGTCTTTTGAGGGCTGAGGTGGTGGCCATGGAGGAACTAAAGTGTGTTGTTTGCGGAAAGGAGCTGAAGAAGGACGATGAAGGCAGGGCATGGAGAAAGTGCACGATATGCAAGAAGCCAGTGTGCTTCGACCACCTGCGCTACATGGGCGTCTGGAGAAGGGGCCTTTACAGAGATTACGTTGAGGTTGTGCCAGTTTGCGAGAACGACATGCCAAAGAAGAGAAGAAGAGTCACAGAGTAATCTCTCTTTTTTGCTGTTTTACATTGCAGTTTTATAGAGTTTTTATAGAATAGAACTTGCGAAAATTACGAAAACTTTATGAAATTTTGAAAACCTGAGCTATTTTAATGCAGCCACATCTGCCGTGCGTTCTTTTTGGCTTTGCTGCTGTGTTTTCTGGCCTCATCGGTTACTCCCTACACCTTCCGAGGGACTTCGGTTACAGAGAGAACGATCTGAAGACACTTGCTGTTTTCTACACCATTGTAACGGCCAGTTTTCTCTTCCACGCCATCGGTCATGTTCTTAACATGCATGAGGATCTCGTACACGCTGTGATAGCACTTGCAGTGGTGCTTGCAACGTTCTATCTCTTCTTGAGGACGGGGAGCAGAGTGGACTTCTCTGCTCCGAGGTTCAGGGATGCTGTAGTCTATGGGGCAGTCGTCTGGCTTATAGGCAGGGAAATGGACGACATTTTCCACGATTCTCTTTCTTACTACGAGCCCACACCTCTCATAATCGCTGGAGTGACAAGCTTCCCACTAACGTTCGTAATTTTCTACGTTCTTTTTAATGTGAATAGGAAAAATACGGGATTTTTCCTTGAAGGAGGAAAAGAAATACTGTCTAATTCCTATCTCGTCGTTTACCTGATGGGTATCGGAGTTTTGGGGGCATGTTTCAACAGCAACGTACACTATCTCTCAGTCCTCGTTGCGACGAGTGTGGTCATATACGTTTTTGCGAAGATTTACATTACGGCGAAGCCTTTCCTCGACTGATGAGAGCGTTCCTTATAGTTGGCAACAAGGCTGTTACAAAGCCTTTCAACCTGAATGACCTTGCCGGAGGAGCTGGCAGGATGGATCTGCTCTGCAGGTGCGTTGCGCAAGCCCTCTTTATATCCCACGGGATTAGAAAGGATGTGGAAGTGTATCTGCTCCTTCTCGGCCCGCCAGAGCCACCAAAGGCAATACTGATAAAGGGAAGTGAAGTTCGCTACATGGCTCCCGATGAAAGAAACATAGCCGGGATAATAAGAAAGGCTCTCAGCGTTGAGGCAGGAAAGCAATGGCATAAAAGCAGCCCCGGGGTTTACGTTGCCAAGAAGGGGCTTGAGGAACTCCTTGACGAAATACCTTACCGAATTGTTTACCTGAGGGAGGATGGAGAGGACATAAGGGAAGTAGCACCTCAGATCTATGATGTTTTATTCGTGCTGGGTGACCACATCGGGCTCGGAGAGGATGATGAAAAGATTGTCGTGGAAAAGGCCTGGAAAATCGTGAGTGTGTCACCTCTCAGCCTTCAGGCTGACCAGTGCATAGTG
Protein-coding regions in this window:
- a CDS encoding CBS domain-containing protein, with the protein product MRIGDVMVRDVVSVDYKTPVKDVCKIMGEKKIGSVIVTRDGKAFGIFTERDLLSKVLLEGSLDEEVGKYASTPLIVITPDYDVREAARIMADMKIKRLVVMEDEEVKGIFTSADLARVIAESSFEG
- the trmY gene encoding tRNA (pseudouridine(54)-N(1))-methyltransferase TrmY, coding for MRAFLIVGNKAVTKPFNLNDLAGGAGRMDLLCRCVAQALFISHGIRKDVEVYLLLLGPPEPPKAILIKGSEVRYMAPDERNIAGIIRKALSVEAGKQWHKSSPGVYVAKKGLEELLDEIPYRIVYLREDGEDIREVAPQIYDVLFVLGDHIGLGEDDEKIVVEKAWKIVSVSPLSLQADQCIVIVHYELDRITGTS